In Luteolibacter rhizosphaerae, one genomic interval encodes:
- a CDS encoding MOSC domain-containing protein, with amino-acid sequence MSAQVREIYVGRQREAPMQFVRKIEVIAGKGLAGDRYAEGTGSYSRSKGIRDVTLIEIEDLWNFYGRSGIDLHPGLTRRNIVTEGIKLSDLIDSSFTIGPVSFLGLRPCPPCRHLAKLIGIPDVLHGLAHSGGIYAQALSDGIISIDDPVGLPGAE; translated from the coding sequence ATGAGTGCACAAGTGAGAGAGATCTACGTCGGCCGGCAGCGGGAGGCGCCGATGCAGTTCGTCCGCAAGATCGAGGTGATCGCCGGCAAGGGACTGGCCGGGGATCGCTATGCCGAGGGCACCGGCTCCTACTCGAGATCGAAAGGCATCCGGGACGTGACCCTCATCGAGATTGAAGACCTGTGGAATTTCTACGGGAGATCGGGGATCGATCTCCACCCCGGCCTCACGCGGCGGAATATTGTGACTGAAGGGATCAAGCTCTCGGACCTCATTGATTCATCCTTCACCATCGGGCCCGTGTCCTTTCTCGGCCTGCGCCCTTGCCCTCCATGTCGGCATCTCGCCAAGCTCATCGGCATCCCTGATGTTCTCCATGGTCTAGCCCACTCCGGGGGGATCTACGCGCAGGCCCTGAGTGACGGGATCATCAGCATCGATGACCCCGTGGGCCTGCCGGGGGCTGAATGA
- a CDS encoding DNA alkylation repair protein, which translates to MAMSEQAKKLVAGLAQGILLLGEIKKRGAEIKKDHDLAMELWASGEFRPRMLATLIFDKKLLTEAVIEQLAADMSAHGMEERCQLADWFMANQLAKGKKLAALMLGWGGHPSPILRRLFWYHQARLRWVGQAPPGNSVELMKSLEKNMAEEEPEVQWAMNFCAGQIGIHEPEFRARCVKLGEALGLYKEEKVSKNCTPSYLPEFIRIEVAKRG; encoded by the coding sequence ATGGCCATGTCTGAACAAGCGAAGAAACTTGTCGCCGGGCTTGCGCAGGGAATCCTGCTGCTGGGCGAGATCAAGAAGCGTGGTGCGGAGATCAAGAAGGACCACGATCTGGCGATGGAGCTGTGGGCGTCCGGGGAATTCCGGCCGCGTATGCTGGCGACGTTGATCTTCGACAAGAAGCTGCTGACGGAGGCTGTGATCGAGCAGCTGGCGGCGGACATGTCCGCGCACGGGATGGAGGAGCGCTGCCAACTGGCGGACTGGTTCATGGCGAACCAACTGGCAAAGGGCAAGAAGCTGGCGGCGCTGATGCTTGGCTGGGGGGGTCATCCTTCGCCGATCCTGCGTCGCTTGTTCTGGTATCATCAGGCGCGCCTGCGCTGGGTGGGACAGGCTCCGCCTGGGAACAGCGTGGAGCTGATGAAGTCGCTGGAGAAGAACATGGCGGAGGAAGAGCCCGAGGTGCAGTGGGCGATGAACTTCTGCGCCGGGCAGATCGGGATCCACGAGCCGGAGTTCCGGGCGAGGTGCGTCAAGCTGGGCGAGGCGCTGGGGCTCTACAAGGAGGAGAAGGTGTCGAAGAATTGCACGCCGTCCTATCTACCGGAGTTTATCCGGATCGAGGTGGCGAAGCGAGGGTGA